DNA sequence from the Simiduia curdlanivorans genome:
TAGTCATCATGCCCACGGGCGGTGGCAAATCGCTTTGCTACCAAATTCCCGCCATGGCGCGCCCAGGTTGCGGGGTGGTGATTTCGCCCTTGATCGCCTTGATGCAAGATCAAGTCAGCGCCCTAGAGCAACTCGGCGTTAAGGCCGGCTTTCTCAACTCAACCCTGTCCGCTGCCGATACGCAAAAGATCGAGCAACAGCTCATGTCCGGCGAGCTCGATCTGCTTTATATAGCACCGGAACGCCTAAACCAAGCGCGCACCATTAATTTACTGCACCAAGTGCCGCTAGCACTCTTCGCCATTGACGAGGCCCACTGTGTTTCCCAGTGGGGCCACGATTTTCGCTCGGATTATCTACAACTCGGCTTGCTCGCCGATCAGTTTCCCGACGTACCACGCATCGCCCTAACTGCCACGGCCGATAGCCGAACCCAAGCGGAAATTATTCAGCGCTTACACCTGCAAAACGCTAAGCAATTTGTGGTCGGCTTTGACCGCCCTAATATTCAATATCGCATCACGCCAAAAAATAACCCGCGCAAACAAGTGTTGGCTTTTATTCGCGCGGAGCACAGCGGCGACTCGGGCATTATCTATTGTCTATCGCGCAAAAAAACCGAAGAAACCGCAGCCTTCTTATGCGCCGAAGGCATGACCGCACTGCCCTACCACGCCGGCCTACCGGCTGAAACTCGAGCGGCAAATCAACGTCGTTTTTTGCGCGAAGACAACATCATCATGGTTGCCACCGTCGCCTTTGGCATGGGTATCGATAAACCCGACGTTCGCTTTGTTGCGCATTTAGACCTACCCAAAAGCATAGAGGCCTACTACCAGGAAACCGGTCGCGCCGGGCGCGATGGCGCACCGGCCACCGCATGGATGGCCTACGGTTACCAAGACGTGATTCTACTCAGCCAAATGATGAGCCAGTCTGAAGGCTCGGCCGAACACAAGCACGCCGAGCGGCAAAAGCTCGATGCGATGCTCGGCCTGTGTGAAATTACCAGCTGCCGCCGACAAACCTTGTTGCGCTATTTCGGCGAGCAAAATCACGAGGCCTGCGGCAATTGCGATACTTGCATCAACCCCGTCGCAACCTGGGATGGAACCGACGCCGCGCGCAAGGCCCTCTCCTGTGTTTATCGCTCGGGTCAACGTTTTGGTGTATCGCATCTCGTCGATATTTTGCTGGGTAAGGAAAATCAGAAAATACAGCAGTTCGATCACCAGCAGTTGAGCACCTTTGGCATTGGTAAAGACCTGGACGCCAACCAATGGCGCTCTGTCTTCCGGCAGTTAGTGGCGCGCGGCTACCTCGCTGTGGATAGCACGGGTTTTGGCGGTTTACGGCTGGAGGAAAGTTGCCGCGATTTACTCAAAGGCGATGAACGCATTCAATTGCGGCGCGATGTGAAAGATGTAAAAACCAGCAAATCAAAACACAGCCAAGCACTTGCCCAAGCCGATACAGCGCTCTGGGATGCCTTGCGCGCGTGCAGAAAACAACTTGCCGAAGAACACGGCGTACCACCCTATGTGGTGTTTCACGATGCCACGCTAATGGAAATGGTGCGCTATCGCCCCACGTCGGAACAAGCCATGCTCGCCATTAGCGGCGTGGGCCAGTCCAAGTGGGACAAGTTCGGCGAGGCGTTTATCGACGTTATTTTGCGCTTCGACAGCGAAGCGACAAACAACCAAGATAGCGCAACCTTAGACACGACGGCACAATTGCTACAAGCGCAAATGACCGTGGAGCAAATTGCCAGCCATCGCGGTCTCACCGTCGACACCGTGTACAACCACGTGGCCAATCTGCTGCAGGATAAACGCATTGCCTTATTAGACGCCATCGACCTAGACGAGCGCGAGCTTGGTCAAATTCAAGATGAGATTTTGCAATACGATGGCGGTGAAGACGGCTTTCGCTTTAAGCCCGTGTTTGAAGCCTTGGCTGGCAACTACCCCTATGGCCTTTTGAAATGCGTGCGCGTGGCGATGCTTAATCAATAAACTTCGCTACGCTACATCAACATCACTGGTCACTGCTGTCCCGTTAACTTTAATACAATACTTCCGGACCTAAGTATTTATTGGGATTAGGATGACCAAAGTGCCAGACATGAATTGCGCACTTATGCTGAAGACGCGCCGTATATACGTCCTTGTAGGCTCGTCACCAGCACAAGCACCCAATTCATGCTTGCAGAGTTAACGGGGCACAGTGATCACTGGTTTAAAAATTCTGCGTGAAACCTAATATGCGCCTCGATAAAACTGGCGATAAAAAAGTAGCTGTGATCATAGCCCTTGTGTTGAAGCACCTGTAGCGGGTAATTTTGTGGCGCAGCCGCTATCAGTTTTTCAGGCATCAACTGCGTCGTTAAAAAGTTATCCGCCAAACCTTGGTCAACCCGAATGGGGATCGATTTTTTGGCCGATGCCAAGAGCACACTGGCATCGTAATCTTGCCAAGTAGATCTGTCTTGCCCCAAATAATAACCCAAGGTTTTTTCACCCCACGGGCATTGGCTTGGCGCACAAATAGGCGCGAAGGCCGAGATGGATTGATAGGTGTCGACGTTACGCAAACCAATCACCAGCGCGCCGTGGCCACCCATGGAGTGCCCCATAATACTCATGCGTTTGAGATCTAACGCTTGCACCTCGCGCGCCAGCAGTGCCGGCAACTCCTGCACAATATAATCGTACATTTGATAGTGTTCAGCCCAAGGCGCTTGTGTCGCATTGACATAAAAACCTGCGCCCATACCCGCATCGTAAGCCTCGTCATCGGCCACACCTTCGCCGCGTGGGCTGGTATCGGGCGCGAGCAACGCTATGCCTAACTCGGCTGCCACTCTTTGGGCACCGGCTTTAGTGACGAAGTTTTCATCTGTGCAGGTTAAACCCGACAACCAAACCAACACTGGCACCTTGGCGTTTTTTGCTTGCGGCGGCAAAAATAACGAAAAATGCATGTCGCAATTAAGCACCAGCGAAACGTGTTTAAAGCGCTGTTGCTGGCCGCCAAAGCACTGCACATCCGCAACTTTTTCTATCGATAAATTTGTCATCTCACCGCTTTCCATTAGTAGAGGACGACCGAGCGAATACTCTCGCCACTGTGCATCAAGTCAAACGCTTTATTGATGTCATTGAGCGGCATGGTGTGGGTAATTAAATCATCAATTTTTATCTTGCCCTCCATGTACCAATCGACAATTTTCGGCACATCGGTGCGCCCACGGGCGCCACCAAAGGCAGTACCGCGCCAGCTTCTACCGGTCACTAACTGAAACGGCCGAGTGGAAATTTCTTGCCCCGCCCCTGCGACACCCACAATACAACTTTGGCCCCAGCCTTTGTGACAACACTCTAACGCGTCGCGCATCACTTTAACGTTACCAATACATTCAAAACTGTAATCCACACCACCACCGGTCATTTGCACAATGGCATCCACCAAGTTCGGGTGATCTTTCGGGTTGACGAAATCCGTCATGCCAAATTGCTTGGCAAGGGCAACCTTGGCAGGATTGGTGTCGACACCAATGATGCGCGTCGCGCCGACCATTTTCGCGCCTTGAATCACATTCAAGCCGATACCGCCTAAACCGAATACCGCAACCGTAGAACCCGGCTCTACTTTCATCGTGAAGGCCACGGCACCGATCCCGGTAGTGACGCCACAACCGATGTAACAAACTTTATCAAAAGGTGCATCTGCGCGGATTTTTGCCAAAGCGATTTCAGGCAGTACGGTGTAATTGGAGAAGGTCGAGCAGCCCATGTAATGCAATATAGGCTGGCCATCTAGGGAAAAGCGACTGGTGCCGTCGGGCATTACGCCCTTGCCTTGGGTGGAGCGAATGGCTTGGCACAAATTTGTTTTCGGGTGCAAACAGTAATCGCACTCGCGGCACTCAGGCGTGTACAGCGGAATCACATGGTCGCCTTTTTTAAGGGATTTTACACCCGGCCCCACGTCGACCACCACACCGGCGCCCTCGTGGCCGAGAATGGCGGGAAAGGCGCCCTCCGGGTCATCACCCGACAAGGTAAATGCATCGGTGTGACACACGCCCGT
Encoded proteins:
- the recQ gene encoding DNA helicase RecQ, which translates into the protein MNQAALSILNTTFGYASFRPPQDAIIDALIDGQDALVIMPTGGGKSLCYQIPAMARPGCGVVISPLIALMQDQVSALEQLGVKAGFLNSTLSAADTQKIEQQLMSGELDLLYIAPERLNQARTINLLHQVPLALFAIDEAHCVSQWGHDFRSDYLQLGLLADQFPDVPRIALTATADSRTQAEIIQRLHLQNAKQFVVGFDRPNIQYRITPKNNPRKQVLAFIRAEHSGDSGIIYCLSRKKTEETAAFLCAEGMTALPYHAGLPAETRAANQRRFLREDNIIMVATVAFGMGIDKPDVRFVAHLDLPKSIEAYYQETGRAGRDGAPATAWMAYGYQDVILLSQMMSQSEGSAEHKHAERQKLDAMLGLCEITSCRRQTLLRYFGEQNHEACGNCDTCINPVATWDGTDAARKALSCVYRSGQRFGVSHLVDILLGKENQKIQQFDHQQLSTFGIGKDLDANQWRSVFRQLVARGYLAVDSTGFGGLRLEESCRDLLKGDERIQLRRDVKDVKTSKSKHSQALAQADTALWDALRACRKQLAEEHGVPPYVVFHDATLMEMVRYRPTSEQAMLAISGVGQSKWDKFGEAFIDVILRFDSEATNNQDSATLDTTAQLLQAQMTVEQIASHRGLTVDTVYNHVANLLQDKRIALLDAIDLDERELGQIQDEILQYDGGEDGFRFKPVFEALAGNYPYGLLKCVRVAMLNQ
- the fghA gene encoding S-formylglutathione hydrolase; translated protein: MEKVADVQCFGGQQQRFKHVSLVLNCDMHFSLFLPPQAKNAKVPVLVWLSGLTCTDENFVTKAGAQRVAAELGIALLAPDTSPRGEGVADDEAYDAGMGAGFYVNATQAPWAEHYQMYDYIVQELPALLAREVQALDLKRMSIMGHSMGGHGALVIGLRNVDTYQSISAFAPICAPSQCPWGEKTLGYYLGQDRSTWQDYDASVLLASAKKSIPIRVDQGLADNFLTTQLMPEKLIAAAPQNYPLQVLQHKGYDHSYFFIASFIEAHIRFHAEFLNQ
- a CDS encoding S-(hydroxymethyl)glutathione dehydrogenase/class III alcohol dehydrogenase produces the protein MKTRAAVAFGAGKPLEIHEVDLQGPKAGEVLVEIKATGVCHTDAFTLSGDDPEGAFPAILGHEGAGVVVDVGPGVKSLKKGDHVIPLYTPECRECDYCLHPKTNLCQAIRSTQGKGVMPDGTSRFSLDGQPILHYMGCSTFSNYTVLPEIALAKIRADAPFDKVCYIGCGVTTGIGAVAFTMKVEPGSTVAVFGLGGIGLNVIQGAKMVGATRIIGVDTNPAKVALAKQFGMTDFVNPKDHPNLVDAIVQMTGGGVDYSFECIGNVKVMRDALECCHKGWGQSCIVGVAGAGQEISTRPFQLVTGRSWRGTAFGGARGRTDVPKIVDWYMEGKIKIDDLITHTMPLNDINKAFDLMHSGESIRSVVLY